A section of the Spirosoma pollinicola genome encodes:
- a CDS encoding phosphoribosyltransferase family protein, protein MSTVQPTLILNAEQIRQKIRRIAFQIYENNFDESALLLAGISGEGYVLAQALAKELHAIAPFSVNLIKIDLDKAQKAQPAVQADQPERVYTNSVVIVVDDVLYTGRTLAFSLQPFLVVPVRKLQVAVLIDRNHPLFPVSADYKGYELSTTLTEHVDVVLSDESRMGVYLK, encoded by the coding sequence ATGAGTACCGTCCAGCCGACACTTATTCTGAATGCCGAACAAATCCGTCAGAAAATCAGACGGATCGCGTTTCAGATTTATGAGAACAATTTTGACGAGTCCGCTTTACTGCTGGCGGGCATTTCGGGCGAGGGGTATGTGCTGGCGCAGGCGTTGGCAAAGGAATTGCACGCGATAGCCCCGTTCTCGGTCAACCTGATTAAAATCGACCTCGACAAAGCGCAGAAAGCCCAGCCTGCTGTTCAGGCCGACCAGCCCGAACGTGTCTATACCAACTCGGTGGTAATTGTTGTCGACGATGTATTATACACCGGCCGAACGCTGGCGTTCAGTTTGCAGCCCTTTCTGGTTGTGCCCGTTCGCAAATTGCAGGTTGCCGTTTTAATTGATCGAAATCACCCGCTTTTTCCTGTTTCTGCCGATTATAAAGGCTACGAATTGAGCACGACTCTTACCGAACACGTCGATGTAGTGCTTAGCGATGAAAGCCGTATGGGGGTTTATTTGAAGTAG
- a CDS encoding DEAD/DEAH box helicase, whose translation MKVSPLQPFQIVYSLLNHEFLGYLIEAFVVQRNSRGELTLQNQTLSAQNVNEFAKGLDERDFDLVKLIDTIQQDFIVKKFNTKKLPAVDFFLKIYDPQKGDKLIQETIGGHLETVKAKIMALLPGRPFYIMGNDGNPAWEPINWMPEPARVHFHFVRNADSTHYFPIIRYPIAPRENGAKDGQSSETERVEFQFKDALMICDEPAYLMVGNRLYHFSKNVDGKKLRPFFSKNHIVIPRNIEQQYYERFVTPLIASYDVYAKGFEIRTEAMEPVPVLTVSEMVQSSRSVTVPMFAGGADDSDEVANQRIVFDLSFQYGDFTFRFDSFGASANVSLEKKNDEYIFHKIRRDQRLERNKLTFLHDTGLDLRHGRLAISKAEAFTWLSNNNGQLKEAGFLLRQDAQDTKRYFLGYSSIKLSIEEGRDWFDIYANVLFGEFEIPFLKLRTLILNKKHEFTLPNGEIAVIPEAWFTKYSELFGFLEHADGIDGDGRLVLQKYHLALVQELERDNLATTIISRKLERLRNFEEIEPFPLPKGFTGNLRPYQQAGYDWMNFLRQYNFGGCLADDMGLGKTVMTLAMLQGQKEAGAAEPSLLVMPTSLLYNWELEAKKFTPELRVMVYTGTYRDKNTAQFNDYDLILTSYGIVRIDIDLLSDYRFNYVILDESQAIKNPSSHITKAVMLLNTTYRLILTGTPLENSTMDLWSQMSFINPGLLGSQSFFRNEFQIPIEKKHDEAKTGKLYGLIKPFMLRRNKAQVATDLPPKVESVLYCDMTPDQSTQYEEAKSYFRNLILERIEEEGIAKSQMIVLQGLTKLRQIANHPRMVDADYEGDSGKLDDMLMRLESAMTENHKVLVFSQFIKHLSVVQHYLKEKNIKYAYLDGSTVDRRSQVELFQTDDSVKLFLISLKAGGLGHNLTAADYVFILDPWWNPAIEAQAVDRAHRIGQLKTVFTYKFIAKNTVEEKILSLQRAKQQLAGSLITTEENFMKSLTKEDIMVLLE comes from the coding sequence CTGCGGTCGATTTCTTCCTGAAAATTTATGATCCTCAAAAGGGCGACAAGCTTATTCAGGAAACGATTGGTGGTCACCTGGAAACGGTAAAGGCCAAGATCATGGCCCTGTTACCCGGCAGGCCTTTCTATATCATGGGCAATGATGGTAATCCCGCCTGGGAGCCGATCAACTGGATGCCCGAACCGGCACGTGTGCATTTTCACTTCGTTCGCAATGCCGATTCAACGCACTATTTTCCCATTATCCGCTATCCTATAGCACCACGAGAGAATGGGGCGAAGGATGGACAAAGCAGCGAAACGGAGCGGGTCGAGTTTCAATTTAAAGATGCGCTGATGATTTGCGATGAGCCCGCCTATCTGATGGTTGGTAACCGGCTTTATCACTTCAGCAAAAATGTAGATGGGAAAAAGCTTCGTCCGTTTTTCTCGAAGAACCACATCGTTATTCCCCGAAACATTGAGCAGCAATACTACGAGCGATTTGTAACGCCCCTTATCGCTTCGTATGACGTATATGCCAAGGGTTTCGAAATCAGGACCGAGGCAATGGAGCCGGTGCCGGTATTAACGGTTTCTGAAATGGTGCAATCGAGTCGATCCGTTACGGTGCCCATGTTTGCGGGGGGGGCAGATGATAGCGATGAGGTGGCAAACCAGCGCATTGTGTTTGATCTGTCGTTTCAGTATGGCGACTTTACGTTTCGGTTCGATAGCTTCGGCGCGTCGGCTAACGTGAGTCTGGAAAAGAAAAACGACGAATACATATTCCATAAAATTCGGCGGGATCAGCGTTTGGAGCGGAATAAACTTACATTTCTGCATGACACGGGTCTCGATTTACGCCACGGCAGACTGGCTATTTCGAAGGCCGAAGCCTTTACGTGGTTGTCGAATAATAATGGACAGCTCAAGGAGGCCGGGTTTCTGCTTCGGCAGGATGCACAGGATACAAAACGCTATTTTCTGGGCTATTCGAGCATTAAACTGTCTATCGAAGAGGGCCGCGACTGGTTCGATATTTATGCCAACGTCCTTTTCGGGGAGTTCGAAATTCCCTTCCTGAAACTGCGGACGCTCATTCTGAATAAAAAACACGAGTTCACACTCCCCAACGGCGAGATTGCCGTTATTCCTGAGGCCTGGTTTACGAAATATTCCGAATTATTCGGTTTTCTGGAACATGCCGATGGAATTGATGGCGATGGGCGCCTGGTGCTGCAGAAGTACCACCTAGCGCTGGTGCAGGAACTGGAGCGCGACAACCTGGCTACGACCATCATCAGCCGCAAGCTCGAACGTCTGCGCAACTTTGAGGAGATTGAGCCGTTCCCGTTACCCAAAGGGTTTACAGGTAACCTGCGCCCTTACCAACAGGCAGGATACGACTGGATGAATTTCCTGCGGCAGTATAATTTCGGGGGTTGCCTGGCCGACGATATGGGCCTTGGCAAGACGGTTATGACCCTGGCCATGCTGCAAGGGCAAAAGGAAGCGGGCGCTGCCGAACCGAGTTTGCTGGTCATGCCAACGTCGCTACTATACAACTGGGAACTGGAAGCCAAAAAGTTTACGCCCGAACTGCGGGTAATGGTGTACACAGGCACGTACCGCGATAAAAACACGGCTCAGTTTAATGACTATGATTTGATACTGACCTCCTACGGGATTGTCAGGATAGATATTGATCTGCTAAGCGATTATCGGTTCAACTACGTCATTCTCGATGAGTCGCAGGCTATTAAAAACCCATCATCGCATATTACAAAGGCGGTCATGTTGCTCAATACCACCTATCGGCTCATTCTGACGGGTACTCCGCTAGAAAACAGCACGATGGATCTTTGGTCGCAGATGTCGTTCATCAATCCGGGCTTGCTGGGTAGTCAATCGTTCTTTCGCAATGAATTTCAGATACCCATAGAAAAGAAGCACGACGAAGCGAAAACCGGGAAGCTGTATGGGCTGATAAAACCGTTTATGCTTCGGCGCAACAAGGCGCAGGTGGCTACAGATCTGCCCCCTAAAGTGGAAAGTGTGCTCTATTGCGACATGACGCCCGATCAATCGACGCAATACGAAGAAGCCAAATCATACTTCCGGAACCTGATTCTGGAACGCATTGAGGAAGAAGGCATCGCCAAATCGCAGATGATTGTTTTACAGGGGTTGACCAAACTGCGGCAAATTGCCAATCACCCGCGTATGGTCGATGCCGATTATGAGGGCGATTCGGGTAAACTGGACGATATGCTGATGCGGCTGGAAAGCGCCATGACCGAAAACCACAAAGTCTTGGTATTCAGTCAGTTTATTAAGCATTTAAGCGTTGTTCAGCACTATTTGAAAGAGAAGAATATCAAATATGCCTATCTGGATGGGTCGACGGTAGACCGCCGAAGCCAGGTAGAGTTGTTTCAGACCGATGATTCCGTAAAGTTATTTCTGATTTCGCTCAAGGCGGGTGGTTTGGGTCATAACCTGACCGCTGCCGACTACGTGTTTATTCTTGACCCGTGGTGGAATCCCGCCATTGAGGCCCAGGCCGTAGACCGGGCGCACCGGATCGGGCAGTTAAAAACCGTATTTACGTACAAATTCATCGCCAAGAACACGGTCGAAGAGAAAATTCTGTCATTACAGCGAGCCAAACAGCAACTCGCGGGAAGCCTGATTACGACAGAAGAAAACTTCATGAAATCGCTGACGAAGGAGGATATTATGGTACTTCTGGAGTAG